The DNA region ggatagccttaacatacctagtcTTAGCTCAACGGCTCAAGAACTCAACTCGTATTGGCTCCACGATCTATatgataacaatgataataCTATCGTTAATTATACAACGATTCTCTTAATagtataaagaaaattaaacttATCCGAAAACAAAATAGGTAGCATCTCCCCCGTTCTTCTCATTTCCCCCAATTCCatttttcaacaacaacaaccagaacAATCCCTCAAGTATatacatcaataacaagataccatgtagcaacaacaagtcataaacatttcACGACGAGTGTAAGCCCGAATACAATTATCGACAcacttctccaatttttctttccttcaacatacatatcattgacaacaacataaatatacttaggttattccaacaatttccagccacaacacaacccaaaaatatacctcaaattagctcacataacaacaacaataactagtCTGATTTCTCacaattaatttcgtagttctcatctcacaatttagctataaCCTAGACAAactttaaatatatctagtagaggagaattattaccttATTTACCAAGAattcctcttcctcctccttacttcactttgaagaaaaCCCGAATTCAACCACGCGACAAACGGAACACCGAGATCGAAGCGGTGAGCAAAAccggtgttttttttttttttttgagaaaagaaaatatatgatgCTTTCTCTTACAAAGAAACCATGTTGCTTCTATGGAAGGCAAAACGTTCCTACTATATCTATCTGACTTTGCTGAATCAATTACTGTCTTATACTATATTATTTGGACCTATTCCAACGTGATTAGTAGGAGATTCAAGATAAGATGTAAGCTTGACATCTTTAACCACTTGCCACGTGCCAAATTTTGAACTTAAGTACTTTTGACTCATCCATTCCTTTAAGACCAACTTAGTCCACGTATTGGCTTAACTAAATTTTAAGTGGCAACCCGCCATAAATATTTGTCCATTTAACTCTAATTAATACCATAATTACCTCCTTACTCTCCCACTTTATGCCTGCATTAAGCCAATTAATCATATCATTAATgccttgatctcaattcactaaaaatataatcatatttagcacttcatatactcactatcataatcatgtgatatagcacttgtccatagcctcatttgccacacatgaaatattatttgcaatcatcGTCGTCCCACTTTTTTGTCTTAAATCGTTTCGgtacttcattccttgtatacaccgagttcttgattttcatgcttgaatatgaccaaatcctccggctcgggtaaatttgctcatgttggatggttcaatttcctagtccaaaaatacggaatattatagcttggaccgtatttcattcaaataaatttcaaacctcgacgaaacttattttcttcgatttgattaacttctaatatttacaacacagatgtaccatcactctaaccacctataagcttgggggataacctcgtttgCGTTaataatatcatttaactcgcacgctttccaatgcatgaaaacacgggatgtaacacccAACCTCGAACCCTTAAccccaagaccccaaagtcagttttcaagagagaaagtgGCAAAATTCATCCCATTCCTTgatgaaagcatcttggagggtaagttcCCATCTTTGTttattccttttccctttttcttcaagCTCCATGATTATTCTAaaaggtccatcaatggtgggtgaaagtcctagaattagtaaacccttaaataattggtgggttgtttattttattgttgattaatcatatagggagtatatattatcactttcaaggaaaggaatttgatttcttatggttgaaattgcatgttgagacttgggttctaataaaaatggaagctttgtTCTAAAATCtattaaaaagggtaaaattgattagaaacccacaAATTGAAGggtaatgattgtagagatacaTGTTATGATTAACTCACCATTGAAGGATGGTTTCAATccaattgaaaagggtagaagtaagtgggtcttcttccccaaattgttgttcttgtttaaatacatggtttattgcttacttagcatcatattgttagactttgaccgttatgaGGCGCTTCGGAAATAGAAAGCTCGTgcggagtagttcgtggctcctgttctgcattcgaggtcggttatggcttacttcagttagactttgattggcgaaacgtatgtattgtatggaattgacgggagaaggcacgattaggtcttcggacatggtgttttggttggatattagctaagttggtatgacttctgattttgtgggctcgtcgcatATTACTTTATGTCACGAAacatgaggtgtagttgtattcatcttgtggcgattcgggatggatttctattcggttgattgttgttgatggtggcttgttgccctattattatgattagacttattgcctaaattgtcgtgttgtaccCAGTTATCTCTTATTGTGAAATATATTatcagagaaaggaaggataatgagtttaggcttgATTTGTGATATGAACTTatgacagtacgtagatgaaaacttgatgtatgattgcTATTGacgataatatatagaaaagtggagcttcttggtgatagacttagttgtgaggcgtacttgctacatgtggaagtaaagagggacatagactattaTGATAGTTGAGAtgattgtatgattcatttcatggctgagttgatccaagtcttgatatgactgtGGCTTTGTGACgtgtaccttcactgttgctttattggcttGTATTGATTTACCACGTTTAAACTCatttatgcatgcatatactcatgcatgatggaaatggtttggaagacttgtggcatgatgtcttgggtttgacattgatattgttgattgttcatagtccatacatactaatgaactgaaATAAATTGAGACATACATTATGATGTGAAATTGTGCAGAAGTTAATATTCTTCTTGATGAACTTGTGGTACAAATTGATGACAATTGTggtgagaagctaatatgatcttcttgatgaaaataatatacTACTTGATAATTGCTCATTAAGAGGGATGTAACAGTGTTTCTTGGATAATCGAGTGGCTCCGGGTCTGAGGCTCTTTCCAGAACGGAGGGTGTATAAGCTCGAGTCCGAGGTAAATTTTGGGCTGAGGACAATAAGTgactcgggtccgaggagtgttccggaacgagtgACACATGATGTGGATCCGTGACCGATGTTCTTTCTGgggcggaggatttatggctcgggtccaaggagtgttccggaacgagtagtacatagacaccatgggtcccctgtaggtcaggactactgagctatgacatcagtagcatgagtgtacagtgtgtatttggccagGGCATTGCATTATATTGCATTACACgttatcatattttgcattgcacatcattatgttttattctacattattatatggctcgttgtttctgattttgatatgtttACTGAAACGGCTGTtgtggtattgatatgatcattgactgagttaaattatggattagtgactctacctaggaaaggaacttggacttgtaATTATCAGGTGAGGTTATTGAAatttgacagacttgtggtttagaagcttcatccaaggtatcaatttgaagtaatgaaaattttaaaatttctatactctttttttcccCTACCAAAGGAATAGGGGCACAAAATCAATAAGGAGAGttaagaaatttttttgagaaatgaaacaTGTATCAATGTAAATTACCTTGAGAAATACGACcttacttatacggtccgtataagagGATACGGTCCGTCTAAGTGCTCGTATAAGATGATGTCACAAAACAGTAAGTGCTCTTTGTTGGATCCTGAAAtacgaccaacttatacggtccgtgtaagtGTCCATATAAATTGATGTCACCTTTTCCCTTGCCTTATACGACCTTACTTATATGGTCCATATAAAaagatacggtccgtgtaaGTGCCCGTATAAAATGATGTCACAAAACAGTATTTCCCCTTTGCTAGATCCTGAAGTACGACAAACTTATACCGTCTGTATACaaagatacggtccgtataagtttaCCCTTTTTCTGCTTTCTGAATTTTCGTGTTGAACTCGATCTTCTTGaaatttggaccaaatttcttGGATCTGATGACGTTCCTGAGCCCACTCAACCTAGTATTTACCCTTTTGGGTAGAAAAAACATTCCCCAAATCTTCACTTGAAAACTTTGGATTAAACGCCcctttggagagtcttcttccctatgaagatttgaagatcttcaagaacaccaacaatttcaaattttcaactaccttcaaatcaactttttttttcctttaatttttagATTTAGACTCCCCAAGACttgtagaacaaagcccaataagtTTTAAGTCCCAATTTCATCCAAATCAACAAGACCACGACTCGggttcttcaagttcttcaactcaACAATGGTGAAAATCTCAAAACAACTTCGAATGACTCGAAACTtcagatttgaaaccctaatgTACTAAGGAACCAGAATCTAATatcaaacaacaaaaacaaacaaaaaagttttggggtttttttttaggattttgattttttttaatagtaacaaaccctaggctagatttgatagaataaatctaatccaagctctgataccaattgatgcaaTAACGgaaatgaaaacaataataaaaagcaaggaataaaagagatagataatttgacacaacttaagacctaatttagcaaccaaagttatagaaaactaagacctctaaattaaaaacaaaagaaacaccaaattcttaggatgaccaagagggatttggaattccctaataaccaatcctctcaacaattacTCAATTAAAGGCTTCACAagctctcaactctcaagagttttacaataGCAAATattaatattcaaaatagtctaagtcttccaaatgaaagaaactactatttatactaaagctcaaaagaagacaactacattattacacttttacccttaatgaagtaagggccttttTTGGGTTTCTTCTTTTGGGAAAATAACTTTAAATTGCAAATCTTCAAGTAATAGCCATATTGCAAGCATGACCATCTTCAACCCACTTCTCCAAACCATCCTCTCATGCTATCATGAATACTTGAAATCCCCGGAAAGTTTCTAGAATGTATTCAAGTACGTCCCTCCTCATGAACAATGCTTGCATATCTTAAAGTTCCCTCGGttggctccttgtaaaaggTCCTGATGCCACTCGAATTGTATcatacatggacaccatgggtcgcctgcaggtcatgactactgagctatgacatcgaGTACGTGTGTACACCGTGTATTGGCCGAGGCATTGCATTATACGTACGTAcgtcatcatattttgcattgcacatcattatgTTTTATTCTACATTATTATATGGCCCATTGtttctgattttgatatgtttgCTGAAACGGCTGTtgtggtattgatatgatcattgactgagttaaattgtggattagtgactctacctaggaaAGGAAGTTGGACTTGTAATTATCAGGTGAGGTTATTAAAATTTgatagacttgtggtttagaagcttcatcttaggttgtgactctgttatgggatattctgtgacttggatttgagtattaagtgcctatctgtttatcttgttgattttatacttatatacgtgaactaatcttagtcggccgatgatacttaccagtacggaatgtttgtactgatactaccttgctgcaccctttttgagtgcagattgtgttccagggatttcatccagactacatctctagtttgaagctagtttgctcgatcagatccgagggtgagcttctacctATGCCATGCCACCtaaagatctctctttccagatgtctaatTTCAGTCTAGACATTAATTGTTATTATaattgagatatacttcattctttcgacgttgttggttagagtctttgtacgatgactttcagattttaggggtgtaatagttagattTACGCACTTGTatcatttattaattatgacttggtagaaTATATATTCATTTACATGTTCATTGATTATTTTAGTATAAaagattaaagaagttgaaactggctaatgattaatggattaatgggtaagggttcgcctactagtaataataaggtaggtgcccgcacgatcggtaattagggtcatAACAATGTTTGATATCACAAGTTGATTCAGCCAGCTAGTTAGTTCAGTCGGCCACAtacagtcaggcaccgagtgccgtgttacgcccaggccatggttcggggcgtgacaaattttagtatcagagcactaggttcaagtgtcctagggagtctatgaagccgtgtcTAGTGAGATCACTGTTACGTGTGCgtgcgcgccacacatataaatagttgaccaccaagacatctaggattgtctcacttctttcatactctagatcatGCAGTTAGTACTATGCTTCCAGGAATCCTTCTAACTAGTGCGAATTAAGTGTTTCAAAAAATGCATGCAATGAGAAAGTTCACTAAGAGGACTTCAGCAACTAGCCAGAGGGCTACGGCTACTGCTGCTCGTAGAAGAGAACACCCCGACCCAGGGAGCCACCTCAGTTCCTACACCCCCACCTACTACCAGAGGGCCTACAGAGGTCCCAATTACTTCGCTGCACAGTGCTTCGGACATGGATGTCAGGGGAGCTATCCAGTTGCTTACCCTGCTTGTTGCTACTCAGGCTCAGAAGCAGGGAACAAATGCTATTGATGGGACAGGTAGTTCCAGGTCCAAGGAATTCCTCAACATAAAACCTCCAATTTTCACAAGATCCAAAAAGGAGGAGGATCCGCAAAACTTCATTGATGACGTTCAGAAAATATTTCGATTGATGCATGCTATAGACACAGAGGCAGCAGAATTTTCTGCATTCCAGGCTAAGGAATTGTACTTGGTATGAAATATGGGAAAAGTCCCGAGGGGAAGATGCTGCTTCTATAACTTGGAACGAGTTTGCAGACGCATTTCGTAAGCATTTCTGCCCATTAAGGTCCTAGAGGCTAAGGCTTTAGAGTTTGAGAGACTCAAATAGAATGAGATGAGTGTGAACGAGTACTACCTTAAGTTCGTCGCTCTGGCCACGTATGCTCCAGAGATGGTGCGTGATATGAGGGCCCGAGTTAGGTGATTTGTGTTGGGCCTTATAACCGACCTATATGGTGATGCTAATATAACTGCTCAGAACAATGACATGACCATTACTAAGATGGTTGCCTTTGTTCAAGGGAACGAAGACAGGCTAAAGGAAGAAGAGTGGCTACAGAAGGAGAAGGACAGGGAATTCAGCAAGAGAGCTAAGTCTGCAGGGAATTTCAGCCATGGGGGATCTCAAGGAGGTCCTAACCGTTAGTTCTTTAGGAAACCACAATCAGGATCTGCTCCATCTTCGGCTAGTGCACCAATATAGAGGTCCAAATTTaataagaacaacaaaaatTTCAGTGCGGCAAGGTCGCAGACACAGGCTAGTATGGGTTACCAAGGTCCTACACACCCTACTTGCAATAACTGTGGAAGGAGGCACCCAGGGGCATGTCGTTCAGGCATGGGTGGTTGCTATGGATGCAATCAACAGAGCCATTTCTTGAGAGGTTGTCCATTAGCAAGGCAAAATAATAGAGGTAATATAGCTCAGTCCACTAATTCAGTAGCCCCTGGTAACTCTCAGGCCTAACAAGGTCCTAGTGTATCAAATTCCGGTAATACGGGCGGTGGTCAGAACCGCTTGTATGTCTTGCTTGCGGCCGTCGATACGAGGCTCGTGGAGATATTGTCACGGTTCTGGTGCGGTCTTTACCTTCGATGTTTATGCTCTTATGGATccaggatccaccttatcttatgtaaccccatatattgctaagaaatttgggatagaacTAGAAAAGTTGTGTGAACCCTTTGAAGTGTCCACTCTAAGTGGGAAACAGTTATAGCTAGATGTATCTATAAGTGTCCAAGTAAAAGGGTATCATCGCCTTCACTTGGAGACTTAGTAGAATTGgagatggtagattttgatgtaatcatgggcatCGATTGGTTAGAGTCCTGTTATGCCACAATGGGTTATAGAACCAAGATAGTGAGTTTCGAAATTCCCGGTGAACCAGTCTTAGAATGGAAGAGTGATGTAGTAGCAcctaagggtaggtttatttcctctCTTAAAGCCAGAAAGAAGAtctctaaagggtatatctATTATCTAGTTTGAGTTAGGGATGCATATGCTCAGACCCCTACTCGCCAGTCCATACCAATTGTAAATGAGTTCCTATAAGTGTTCCTTGAGGATCTTCCCCGAGTCCCTCCCGATAGGGAGATtaactttggaattgatctacttcccggTACTAAATCGATAACTATTCTGCCTTATAGAATAGCTccagcagaattgaaagagcttaaaacccagttgaaagatcttctagATAAAGGATTTATAATGCCAAGTATCTCACCTTGGAGCTCGCCAGTTCTGTTTATCCGAAAGAAGGAGTCTCTACGTATATGCATTGACTAGCGCCAGTTGAATAAAGTCGCCATCAAGAACAAATACCTTTTCCTAAAATAGATGATTCGTTtgatcaacttcagggtgccAGTGTTATTCTAAGATTGACCTTAGATCAAGGTACCATCAGTTGAAGGTtgaggaagttgatattcctaAAATAGCTTTCAAGACTTgttatgggcattttgaatTTCTGGTGATATCGTTTGGTTTGACGAATGCACCAGCAGCtttcatggaccttatgaaccggatcttcaagccttatcttgatttgttctttattgtgtTTACTGATGATATCCTGATTTATTCCCGTAGCGAGACTGACAATGCAGAACATCTCAAAATTGTGTTGCAGACACTGCAAGATCGCAAgctatatgccaaattttctaagtgtgaattctggttgaaatCAATATCGTTTTTGGGCCATGTCATCTCAAGCGAAGGAGTGAAAGTGGATTTTCAGAAAATAGAGACAGTGAAGAATTTGCCTAGACCCACCTCAGTATCTGATATAAGAAGTTCCTTGGgtctagcaggatattacaggtgCTTTatagagggattttcctctatctcatGTCCTTTGATTAGACTGACTCAGAAGAAGGTCAAGTTTCAGTGATCAGATGCTTGTGAGAAAAGTTttgaggagttgaagaagaggttgACTTCGGCCCGGAATCTTGATCTCTTGAGAGAGAACCAAAGGGTTCGTCGttattgtgttatatcccgctttttgcataatcggaaaattcagGAAATAGTTGTGACTTATGagaagaaggccatgtttgaatttttcttagtaggtgtgtggcggatatggaaaaCTTTGAATGttgaaacaatggagaaggcctcaaggacaaaattggaattttgggaatttgtttcgggaattgcaaaatatgattcatgaagaattgggccaaaagagaataagaaaatgaggcccaaattggaaagcggtggccggccaacccaaGGCCAAGCCCACCCAATTAATGAAAAGGCCCACATGTACAAACATGACAAATTAAGGGGCATATGGATATATATGatcatctctagaaatttcaagagaacaaaagaaaaatcaagaaaacacaaaaaaaaggccttcggccgaaaaaagaaagaagagagaaaagaaagaagagaaatttttttggagcattgttgattcaaaaaaaattggttcttcttgaattagtaacaagctcaaggtgctctccaagttggtataattttcaaggcaagaaagtgcttcttTGGCAAgtagaagattgaagaaaaggtaagaaattctattcttttatgttatggaataagtatgcgtgttagaatgattagaattagataaaGATGATGGaaagtgtggtgtgtggaaGTAgtaggtgtgtgtgtatatatagatatgtggccgtgtgtgtgtgtatggttgtgcatggaattggtgttgaatttatgttgtaatctagttgtggttatgatgtaattcatgttggaaatgaaagttgaatgaattaggtTGAAGgtaggaatatggaagttggccgtgtgccCTATTGTAATAGGGGAGTGAAAGTGAATTCAAGTTTATTTAGttgctagttgtgttgttatgatcttGGTGATGCAAATAAGggcttaatgacttgaattgacATTGAAGTTGCTtatatgtaattatgggaatttaggcgaattttgtatgattttcgtataatgatggaagtaaggttctaaatgagaattatggttgttgttaataattagtaggaaagacaatgtgatttggaagctttgttgtgtttgtagaagatttggatggaataaggaattgaTGGAAATACTTGGATTCGtgaataatgtatgaaatgctaatggaatgtatttgtataatcttgtattagttaatgaatatagaaatgTTGACATTAGTTTGATAGTGTgttcggaatggaagttattgtattatgttggaaagtgggttagttgtgttatattgtgttttattgtgattagtgatgttgttattgggttgttggttgttttagtaggagt from Lycium ferocissimum isolate CSIRO_LF1 chromosome 2, AGI_CSIRO_Lferr_CH_V1, whole genome shotgun sequence includes:
- the LOC132047375 gene encoding uncharacterized protein LOC132047375; its protein translation is MDVRGAIQLLTLLVATQAQKQGTNAIDGTGSSRSKEFLNIKPPIFTRSKKEEDPQNFIDDVQKIFRLMHAIDTEAAEFSAFQAKELYLNNDMTITKMVAFVQGNEDRLKEEEWLQKEKDREFSKRAKSAGNFSHGGSQGGPNR